A region from the Thauera humireducens genome encodes:
- a CDS encoding VOC family protein, with amino-acid sequence MSSPRPFKILGIQQIAIGGPSKEKLKTLWVDMLGLEVTGNFVSERENVDEDICAMGAGPFKVEVDLMQPLDPDKKPAVHTTPLNHVGLWVDDLPKAVEWLSANGVRFAPGGIRRGAAGFDITFLHPKGNEEFPIGGEGVLIELVQAPAEVIEAFAKLAAG; translated from the coding sequence ATGTCGTCCCCGCGCCCCTTCAAGATCCTCGGCATCCAGCAGATCGCCATCGGCGGCCCGAGCAAGGAAAAGCTCAAGACCCTGTGGGTCGACATGCTCGGCCTGGAAGTCACCGGCAACTTCGTCTCCGAGCGTGAGAACGTCGATGAGGACATCTGCGCGATGGGCGCCGGCCCGTTCAAGGTGGAGGTCGACCTGATGCAGCCGCTCGACCCCGACAAGAAGCCCGCGGTGCACACCACGCCGCTGAACCACGTCGGCCTGTGGGTGGACGACCTGCCGAAGGCGGTGGAGTGGCTGAGCGCCAACGGCGTCCGCTTCGCCCCGGGTGGCATCCGCCGCGGCGCAGCGGGTTTCGACATCACCTTCCTGCACCCGAAGGGCAACGAGGAATTCCCGATCGGCGGCGAAGGCGTGCTGATCGAGCTGGTGCAGGCGCCGGCCGAGGTGATCGAGGCCTTCGCCAAGCTCGCCGCGGGCTGA
- a CDS encoding Na+/H+ antiporter subunit C → MELVLAIAVGVVFGSGIWLILRPRTFQLITGLLLMSYAVNLFIFAMGRLWVDKPPITPTAGVDPAQFADPLPQGLVLTAIVIGFATTALYLVMMIGARGLSGSDHVDGEEPRE, encoded by the coding sequence ATGGAACTGGTACTGGCGATCGCCGTCGGGGTGGTGTTCGGCTCGGGCATCTGGCTGATCCTGCGCCCACGGACCTTCCAGCTCATCACCGGCCTGCTGCTGATGTCCTATGCGGTGAACCTGTTCATCTTCGCGATGGGCCGCCTGTGGGTGGACAAGCCGCCGATCACGCCCACCGCCGGTGTCGATCCCGCCCAGTTCGCCGATCCGCTGCCGCAGGGCCTGGTGCTGACCGCCATCGTGATCGGCTTCGCCACCACCGCGCTCTACCTGGTGATGATGATCGGCGCGCGCGGCCTGAGCGGCAGCGACCACGTCGATGGCGAGGAGCCGCGCGAATGA
- a CDS encoding monovalent cation/H+ antiporter subunit D — MNPLPWMHHLIIAPVLLPLLVGALLIPVNQKRHARKFAFSVASGALLWGVAIALLVLVDQEHWPDGIGVYLASNWAAPFGIVLMVDRLAALMLVLTSTIALAVLVFSARRWDRVGVHFHSLFQFLLMGLNGAFLTNDLFNLFVFFEVMLAASYGLVLHGYNLRRIQAGMQYIAINLAASLLFLIGVSLIYAASGTLNIADLATRVSGLGAQDTWLLQIGATVLALAFLTKGAMWPLGFWLPTTYASASAPVGAMLVLMTKVGVYAVLRVWLAVFGEGSGEGASALAGFGLAALTVGGLATLLFGAVGMLSSEDGGRMAGYGAIISSGTLLVVIGHSGSAVLASGLYYLLGSTLAMAAFMLLIELTERIRPPGAALLAITMEAFAIEDKPEDPVGVGMPGTLTFLGLSFAACALVISGMPPLSGFVAKFSLFHAMLGATQGEVPATTWLIIALMVLGGLAAIIALMRLGVRTFWASGAVTAPRLQFSEAVPVGALVLACVLLTVQAGAVFDYLGRTANGLLRSTDYSARVLGEPPVQRAPAGGAQ; from the coding sequence ATGAACCCGCTGCCCTGGATGCACCACCTGATCATTGCCCCCGTGCTGCTGCCGCTGCTGGTCGGCGCGCTGCTGATCCCCGTCAACCAGAAGCGCCACGCGCGGAAGTTCGCCTTCAGCGTCGCCAGCGGCGCGCTGCTGTGGGGGGTGGCGATCGCCCTGCTGGTGCTGGTGGACCAGGAACACTGGCCGGATGGCATTGGCGTGTATCTCGCCTCGAACTGGGCGGCGCCGTTCGGCATCGTGCTGATGGTCGACCGCCTTGCCGCGCTGATGCTGGTGCTGACCTCGACCATCGCACTGGCCGTGCTGGTGTTCTCGGCACGGCGCTGGGACCGGGTCGGCGTGCATTTCCACTCGCTGTTCCAGTTCCTGCTGATGGGGCTCAATGGCGCCTTCCTGACCAACGATCTGTTCAACCTCTTCGTGTTCTTCGAGGTGATGCTGGCGGCGTCCTACGGTCTGGTGCTGCACGGCTACAACCTGCGCCGCATCCAGGCCGGCATGCAGTACATCGCGATCAACCTGGCCGCTTCGCTGCTGTTCCTGATCGGCGTGTCGCTGATCTATGCGGCCTCGGGCACGCTCAACATCGCTGACCTCGCGACGCGCGTGAGCGGCCTCGGTGCCCAGGACACCTGGCTGTTGCAGATCGGCGCCACCGTGCTGGCGCTCGCCTTCCTGACCAAGGGCGCGATGTGGCCGCTCGGGTTCTGGCTCCCCACCACCTATGCGTCCGCCTCCGCACCGGTCGGCGCGATGCTGGTGCTGATGACCAAGGTGGGGGTGTATGCGGTGCTGCGGGTGTGGCTGGCGGTGTTCGGCGAGGGCAGCGGCGAAGGAGCGAGCGCGCTCGCCGGCTTCGGCCTTGCGGCGCTGACCGTCGGCGGGCTCGCGACCCTGCTGTTCGGTGCCGTCGGCATGCTGTCCAGCGAGGACGGCGGGCGCATGGCGGGCTACGGCGCGATCATCTCGTCCGGCACGCTGCTCGTGGTGATCGGCCATTCCGGCAGCGCGGTGCTGGCCTCGGGGCTGTACTACCTGCTCGGTTCCACGCTGGCAATGGCGGCCTTCATGCTGCTGATCGAACTCACCGAGCGCATCCGCCCGCCGGGCGCGGCGCTCCTCGCCATCACCATGGAAGCCTTCGCCATCGAGGACAAGCCGGAAGACCCGGTGGGCGTCGGCATGCCGGGAACCCTCACCTTTCTCGGGCTGAGCTTCGCTGCATGTGCGCTGGTGATCAGCGGCATGCCGCCGCTGTCGGGCTTCGTCGCCAAGTTCAGCCTCTTCCACGCGATGCTGGGCGCGACGCAGGGCGAGGTGCCGGCCACCACCTGGCTGATCATCGCGCTGATGGTGCTGGGCGGACTAGCGGCGATTATTGCCCTGATGCGGCTGGGTGTGCGCACCTTCTGGGCGTCGGGCGCCGTGACCGCGCCGCGGCTGCAGTTCTCCGAGGCCGTGCCCGTCGGCGCACTGGTGTTGGCGTGCGTGCTGCTGACGGTGCAGGCGGGGGCGGTGTTCGACTACCTCGGGCGCACCGCCAACGGCCTGCTGCGCAGCACCGATTACAGCGCGCGCGTGCTGGGCGAACCGCCCGTGCAGCGGGCACCGGCAGGAGGCGCGCAATGA
- the mnhG gene encoding monovalent cation/H(+) antiporter subunit G, with product MSTVASLPWWAAVPVAILLVLGGLITLLGTLGLLRLQTFYQRIHGPAITTTLGAGCILVASMVYFTVGQSRLVIHELLISAFVLMTAPVVAMLIMRAAVYRDLRNHRDPVATGDQPPEPD from the coding sequence ATGAGCACGGTTGCATCCCTGCCCTGGTGGGCCGCGGTGCCGGTGGCCATCCTGCTCGTACTGGGCGGACTGATCACGCTGCTCGGCACGCTCGGCCTCCTGCGCCTGCAGACCTTCTATCAGCGCATCCACGGCCCCGCCATCACGACCACCCTCGGCGCGGGCTGCATTCTCGTCGCCTCGATGGTGTATTTCACCGTGGGGCAGTCACGCCTCGTGATCCACGAATTGCTGATCAGCGCCTTCGTGCTGATGACGGCGCCGGTCGTGGCCATGCTGATCATGCGCGCCGCCGTCTACCGGGACCTTCGCAACCACCGCGACCCGGTCGCAACCGGCGATCAGCCGCCAGAGCCGGACTGA
- a CDS encoding Na+/H+ antiporter subunit E, whose amino-acid sequence MRRWLPAPLLSVCLLLTWLLLNQSVDAAHWLLGGVLGIIAPLLARPLQPHGHARLRRPLALFRLLWFSAIEIVRSCFNVSQIILLRRSADVNSQFIRIPLDLRSPHGLALLSCLINSTPGTVWVELLPDSHDLLLHVFDLHDAQWWVETIKTRYEQPIIEVFESAGARSQGEAA is encoded by the coding sequence ATGAGACGCTGGCTACCCGCACCGCTGTTGTCGGTCTGCCTGTTGCTGACGTGGCTGCTGCTCAACCAGAGCGTCGATGCCGCACACTGGCTGCTGGGCGGCGTGCTCGGCATCATTGCGCCACTGCTGGCGCGTCCGCTGCAGCCCCACGGCCATGCCCGGCTCCGCCGCCCGCTGGCGCTGTTCCGGCTGCTGTGGTTCTCGGCGATCGAGATCGTCCGCTCATGCTTCAACGTCAGTCAGATCATCCTGCTGCGCCGCTCGGCCGACGTGAACTCGCAGTTCATCCGGATCCCGCTCGACCTGCGCAGCCCGCACGGCCTGGCCCTGCTGTCCTGCCTCATCAACTCCACGCCGGGTACGGTGTGGGTGGAACTCCTGCCCGACAGCCACGACCTGCTGCTGCACGTGTTCGACCTGCACGATGCACAGTGGTGGGTGGAGACGATCAAGACGCGCTACGAGCAGCCGATCATCGAGGTCTTCGAGTCGGCCGGCGCGAGAAGCCAGGGAGAAGCTGCATGA
- a CDS encoding neutral zinc metallopeptidase: protein MDFRNGRESRNVEDRRGQGGPHLGGRGKIGIGTLVLVLVAMYFGIDPSVVLDTATMVQPPAIESSQPGVPRSAAEDELARFTSMVLADTEDTWGPIFQSGGRQYQEPKLVLYTGATRSACGVGQAQMGPFYCPVDGKVYLDLSFFDDLHRRFGAPGDFAQAYVIAHEVGHHVQNLLGISDKVQQARQRLSEREANQLSVRLELQADCLAGVWAYHADRTRQVLEQGDVDEALRAATAIGDDRIQKQAQGYAVPDSFTHGSAAQRVRWFRVGLAQGDLRACDTFSVAAL from the coding sequence ATGGACTTTCGCAACGGCAGGGAAAGCCGCAACGTCGAGGATCGCCGCGGACAGGGCGGGCCTCACCTGGGCGGGCGCGGCAAGATCGGGATCGGCACCCTCGTGCTGGTGCTGGTGGCGATGTACTTCGGCATCGACCCGAGCGTGGTGCTCGACACCGCGACCATGGTGCAGCCGCCGGCAATCGAGTCCTCGCAGCCGGGCGTGCCGCGCTCGGCGGCCGAGGATGAGCTGGCGCGTTTCACCTCGATGGTGCTGGCTGACACCGAGGACACCTGGGGGCCGATCTTTCAGTCCGGCGGCCGCCAGTACCAGGAACCGAAGCTGGTGCTCTACACTGGCGCTACGCGCAGTGCCTGTGGCGTCGGGCAGGCGCAGATGGGGCCTTTCTACTGTCCGGTCGATGGCAAGGTGTATCTCGACCTGTCCTTCTTCGACGATCTTCACCGTCGTTTCGGCGCGCCGGGCGATTTCGCCCAGGCCTATGTGATTGCGCACGAGGTCGGCCACCACGTGCAGAACCTGCTCGGCATCTCCGACAAGGTGCAGCAGGCACGCCAGCGCCTGTCCGAGCGGGAGGCGAACCAGTTGTCCGTGAGGCTCGAACTGCAGGCCGACTGTCTGGCCGGGGTGTGGGCGTACCACGCCGATCGCACGCGGCAGGTCCTCGAGCAGGGCGACGTCGATGAGGCATTGCGCGCCGCCACCGCGATTGGCGACGACCGCATCCAGAAGCAGGCGCAGGGCTATGCCGTGCCCGACAGCTTCACCCATGGCAGTGCTGCGCAGCGGGTGCGCTGGTTCCGTGTCGGCCTGGCGCAGGGCGACCTGCGTGCGTGCGACACCTTCTCGGTGGCGGCGCTGTAG
- a CDS encoding KamA family radical SAM protein, with translation MSAQVQALQPRWRIEEAAQAAFEPVPFKVYTQRDLDRIPQLEGLSAAQRFEMKVVSSVLPFRVNQYVIDELIDWNNIPADPIFQLTFPQRGMLAPAHFERIATLLRNGADKAELEQAIAEVRHELNPHPADQMEMNMPRDEHGTRLDGIQHKYRETVLFFPSQGQTCHSYCTFCFRWAQFVGDKELRIAASEAKTLHDYLRRNTEVTDLLFTGGDPMVMKTRHLRDYLEPLLQPEFDHIQTIRIGSKALTFWPHRFLGAEDADDLIRLLTQLVEAGKHVALMAHYNHWKELDTEVAQAAIRRIRSTGAVIRAQGPLLAHINDDPAVWAKMWKLQVKLGIVPYYLFAERDTGARAYFEVPLARAWQIYREAMQQVSGLARTARGPSMSASPGKIEIQGVAEIAGEKVFALRFIQGRNPDWVQRPFFARYDDQATWLHHLKPAFGDEKWFWEDEYEAIREDKLAAAAHAD, from the coding sequence ATGAGTGCTCAAGTGCAGGCCCTCCAGCCCCGTTGGCGCATCGAGGAGGCCGCCCAGGCCGCTTTCGAGCCGGTGCCGTTCAAGGTTTACACGCAGCGCGACCTCGATCGCATCCCGCAGCTCGAAGGACTTTCCGCTGCGCAGCGCTTCGAGATGAAGGTGGTGTCCTCGGTACTGCCCTTCCGTGTGAACCAGTACGTCATCGACGAACTGATCGACTGGAACAACATCCCGGCCGACCCCATCTTCCAGCTCACCTTCCCGCAACGCGGCATGCTGGCGCCGGCGCACTTCGAACGCATCGCCACCCTGCTGCGCAACGGTGCCGACAAGGCCGAACTGGAGCAGGCCATCGCCGAGGTGCGCCACGAGCTCAACCCGCATCCGGCCGACCAGATGGAGATGAACATGCCGCGCGACGAGCACGGCACGCGCCTGGACGGCATCCAGCACAAGTACCGCGAGACGGTGCTGTTCTTCCCCAGCCAGGGCCAGACCTGTCACAGCTACTGCACCTTCTGCTTCCGCTGGGCCCAGTTCGTCGGCGACAAGGAACTGCGCATCGCCGCCTCCGAAGCCAAGACGCTGCACGACTATCTGCGTCGCAACACCGAAGTCACCGACCTGCTGTTCACCGGCGGCGACCCGATGGTGATGAAGACGCGCCATCTGCGCGACTATCTCGAGCCGCTGCTGCAGCCCGAGTTCGACCACATCCAGACCATCCGCATCGGCTCCAAGGCGCTGACCTTCTGGCCGCATCGCTTCCTCGGGGCCGAGGACGCCGACGACCTGATCCGCCTGCTGACGCAGTTGGTCGAGGCGGGGAAGCACGTCGCGCTGATGGCGCACTATAACCACTGGAAGGAGCTCGACACCGAGGTCGCGCAGGCTGCGATCCGTCGCATCCGCAGCACCGGTGCGGTGATCCGCGCGCAGGGGCCGTTGCTGGCGCACATCAACGACGACCCCGCAGTGTGGGCGAAGATGTGGAAGCTGCAGGTCAAGCTCGGCATCGTCCCCTATTACCTGTTCGCCGAGCGCGACACCGGCGCGCGCGCCTACTTCGAGGTGCCGTTGGCGCGTGCCTGGCAGATCTACCGCGAGGCCATGCAGCAGGTGTCGGGTCTCGCCCGCACCGCGCGCGGGCCGAGCATGAGCGCCAGCCCTGGCAAGATCGAGATCCAGGGCGTGGCCGAGATCGCCGGCGAGAAGGTGTTCGCGCTGCGCTTCATCCAGGGCCGCAATCCGGATTGGGTGCAGCGTCCGTTCTTCGCCCGGTACGACGACCAGGCCACCTGGCTGCACCACCTGAAGCCGGCCTTCGGCGACGAAAAGTGGTTCTGGGAAGACGAGTACGAGGCGATCCGCGAAGACAAGCTCGCCGCGGCAGCTCACGCGGACTGA
- a CDS encoding K+/H+ antiporter subunit F — MTTVTLLSAAILFALACVILAMILCTLRLLIGPSAQDRVLALDTLWMCTMVLALMLGIRHGSQIYFEAALIIALLGFVSTIALAKFLMRGEVIE, encoded by the coding sequence ATGACGACCGTGACGCTGCTTTCGGCGGCAATCCTCTTCGCGCTGGCCTGCGTGATCCTTGCCATGATCCTGTGCACCCTGCGCCTGCTGATCGGGCCTTCGGCCCAGGACCGCGTGCTGGCGCTCGACACGCTGTGGATGTGCACGATGGTGCTCGCCCTGATGCTGGGCATCCGTCACGGCAGCCAGATCTATTTCGAGGCGGCGCTGATCATCGCCCTGCTCGGCTTCGTGTCGACGATCGCGCTGGCCAAGTTCCTGATGCGCGGCGAGGTGATCGAATGA
- a CDS encoding response regulator transcription factor: MTMNATDTGNPIIFVLEDEPDIARLICSSLAEYGFRCEHLRTGRDLLVRARSTTPDLCIVDLGLPDMDGMQVVRQLQEGTPCAVLILTGRNDVTDRVLGLELGADDYIVKPFEPRELVARVRSILRRYQRSAAAEAITERNIASFAGWIFDGNRHTLTAPDGREIGLSAAEAGLLATLLRRPNKILSREQLLGERDVDPFDRSIDVRISRLRRKLDDDPQNPRLIKTVYGAGYLFAAQVSWQ; the protein is encoded by the coding sequence ATGACGATGAACGCAACGGATACCGGCAACCCGATCATCTTCGTGCTCGAAGACGAGCCGGACATTGCCCGCCTGATCTGCAGCAGCCTCGCCGAGTACGGTTTTCGCTGCGAGCACCTGCGCACCGGGCGCGACCTCCTGGTGCGCGCACGCTCGACGACGCCCGACCTGTGCATCGTCGACCTGGGCCTGCCCGACATGGACGGCATGCAGGTCGTGCGCCAGTTGCAGGAAGGCACGCCGTGTGCGGTCCTGATCCTGACCGGCCGCAATGACGTCACCGACCGCGTGCTCGGCCTCGAACTCGGCGCCGACGACTACATCGTGAAGCCCTTCGAGCCGCGCGAGCTGGTCGCCCGCGTGCGCTCCATCCTGCGCCGCTACCAGCGTTCGGCGGCGGCTGAGGCGATCACCGAGCGCAACATCGCCAGCTTCGCCGGCTGGATCTTCGATGGCAACCGCCACACCCTCACGGCCCCCGACGGTCGCGAGATCGGCTTGTCCGCCGCGGAGGCCGGCCTCCTCGCCACGCTGCTGCGCCGCCCGAACAAGATCCTGTCGCGCGAGCAACTGCTGGGCGAACGCGACGTCGATCCCTTCGACCGCAGCATCGACGTACGCATCTCCCGCCTGCGGCGCAAGCTCGACGACGACCCGCAGAACCCGAGGCTCATCAAGACCGTTTACGGCGCTGGCTACCTGTTCGCGGCCCAGGTGTCATGGCAGTGA
- a CDS encoding monovalent cation/H+ antiporter subunit A, with protein MLLASLILIPFLGSALAALMPQDARNRESWLAIAVAVCGLLIALALFPQIASGEVLREEFAWLPAQGLFFVLRVDGLAWVFTILVLAIGLLVVLYARYYMSPDDPVPRFFSFLLAFMGSMLGVVLSGNLVQLVVFWELTSLTSFLLIGYWHHRADARRGARMAFTVTATGGLCLLAGVLVLGHIVGSYDLDTVLAAGDQIRGDDLYLAALALIALGALTKSAQFPFHFWLPHAMAAPTPVSSYLHSATMVKAGVFLLVRLWPALAGTPEWTWIVGGAGVCTLLLGAFIAIFQHDLKGLLAYSTISHLGLITVLIGIGTPLAMVAAIFHILNHATFKASLFMAAGIIDHESGTRDLRLLRGLRHKLPVTATLAIVASAAMAGVPLLNGFLSKEMFFAETLHVGGDRNWWMSFAAVAMGMFSVAYSLRFISIFFGTPAQDLPRDPHEPPRWMRFPVELLVLTCLIVGIAPGISIEPILNIAVHSVLGSAAPDYDLAVWHGLNLPLFMSVLALAGGVLLYIVLRRHFDLQQREQVPLIHRFNGAQAYETTMLQLTRSAGWLLRRIGTTRLQSQLVLLMLMLLVVPPILVGAPPAWTRIPLQDFDPLFAAIWAIGGACAVAGAWMAKYHRLAALALIGGTGIVTAATFLWLSAPDLALTQLMVETVTTVLILLGLRWLPPRLESVDTPAQSPTRVWLRRSRDLLIAVGGGLALAALTYAVLVHPASDTIADFFLLNALGGGGGSNVVNVLLVDFRSFDTLGEITVLAIVALTVYALLRRFRPAPESAGVPPQQRFEADPASRQTPAQQADSGYLLVAGIYMRLLLPFMGVIAVYFFMRGHNLPGGGFVAGLIFAVAILVQYMLAGTVWVESHINLRPHRWLGFGLVLACVTGLGAWLFGHPFLTTHTAHVDWPLVGELHLPSAFVFDLGVFTVVVGTTMLMLVALAHQSLRAHRLPGEEAQAVEQGNADGRAN; from the coding sequence ATGCTGCTCGCCTCACTCATCCTCATCCCGTTCCTCGGCAGTGCCCTTGCCGCACTGATGCCGCAGGACGCGCGCAACCGCGAATCCTGGCTGGCGATCGCGGTTGCGGTTTGCGGTCTGCTGATCGCACTCGCCCTGTTTCCGCAGATTGCGAGTGGCGAAGTGCTGCGCGAGGAGTTCGCCTGGCTGCCTGCGCAGGGTCTCTTCTTCGTGCTGCGGGTCGACGGGCTGGCCTGGGTGTTCACCATCCTGGTGCTGGCCATCGGCCTGCTGGTGGTGCTCTACGCACGCTACTACATGTCGCCCGACGATCCGGTGCCGCGCTTCTTCTCCTTCCTGCTCGCCTTCATGGGCTCGATGCTGGGCGTGGTGCTGTCGGGCAATCTGGTTCAACTGGTGGTGTTCTGGGAGCTCACCAGCCTCACCTCCTTCCTGCTGATCGGCTACTGGCACCACCGGGCCGACGCCCGTCGCGGCGCGCGCATGGCCTTCACCGTGACCGCCACCGGCGGACTGTGCCTGCTCGCCGGCGTGCTGGTGCTCGGTCATATCGTCGGCAGCTACGACCTCGACACCGTGCTTGCAGCCGGCGACCAGATCCGCGGCGACGACCTGTATCTGGCCGCACTCGCCCTGATCGCGCTCGGCGCGCTGACCAAGAGCGCGCAGTTCCCGTTCCATTTCTGGCTGCCGCACGCAATGGCCGCGCCCACCCCGGTGTCGTCCTACCTGCACTCGGCGACGATGGTGAAGGCCGGCGTCTTCCTGCTGGTGCGGCTGTGGCCGGCACTGGCGGGCACGCCGGAGTGGACCTGGATCGTCGGCGGAGCCGGCGTCTGCACCCTGCTGCTCGGCGCCTTCATCGCCATCTTCCAGCACGACCTCAAGGGCCTGCTGGCGTACTCGACCATCAGCCATCTCGGCCTGATCACGGTGCTGATCGGCATTGGCACGCCGCTGGCAATGGTCGCAGCGATCTTCCACATCCTCAACCACGCGACGTTCAAGGCCTCGCTGTTCATGGCCGCCGGCATCATCGACCATGAATCGGGAACGCGTGACCTGCGCCTGCTGCGCGGGCTGCGCCACAAGCTGCCGGTCACCGCCACGCTGGCCATCGTCGCCAGCGCTGCGATGGCGGGCGTGCCGCTGCTGAACGGCTTCCTGTCGAAGGAGATGTTCTTCGCCGAGACGCTGCACGTCGGCGGCGACCGCAACTGGTGGATGTCCTTCGCCGCGGTGGCGATGGGGATGTTCAGCGTCGCCTACTCGCTGCGCTTCATCTCGATCTTCTTCGGCACGCCGGCGCAGGACCTGCCGCGCGATCCGCACGAACCGCCGCGCTGGATGCGCTTTCCGGTCGAGCTGCTGGTGCTCACCTGCCTCATCGTCGGCATCGCACCCGGCATCAGCATCGAACCGATCCTGAACATCGCGGTGCATTCGGTGCTCGGCAGCGCTGCCCCGGACTATGACCTCGCGGTGTGGCACGGTCTGAACCTGCCGCTCTTCATGAGCGTGCTCGCGCTCGCGGGCGGCGTGTTGCTGTACATCGTCCTGCGGCGCCACTTCGATCTGCAGCAGCGCGAGCAGGTGCCGCTGATCCACCGCTTCAACGGCGCGCAGGCCTACGAGACGACGATGCTGCAGCTGACACGCTCGGCAGGCTGGCTGCTCAGGCGCATCGGCACCACCCGGCTGCAATCGCAGTTGGTGCTGCTGATGCTCATGCTGCTGGTGGTGCCGCCGATCCTCGTCGGCGCGCCGCCCGCGTGGACGCGCATCCCGCTGCAGGACTTCGACCCGCTGTTCGCTGCGATCTGGGCCATCGGCGGCGCCTGCGCCGTTGCCGGCGCCTGGATGGCGAAGTATCACCGCCTGGCCGCGCTGGCCCTCATCGGCGGCACCGGCATCGTCACCGCAGCGACCTTCCTGTGGCTGTCCGCGCCCGACCTGGCGCTGACCCAGCTGATGGTGGAGACCGTCACCACCGTGCTGATCCTGCTCGGCTTGCGCTGGCTGCCGCCACGGCTCGAGTCGGTCGACACCCCCGCGCAATCGCCCACCCGCGTGTGGCTGAGGCGTTCGCGCGACCTGCTGATCGCGGTCGGTGGCGGCCTCGCGCTGGCCGCGCTCACGTATGCGGTGCTGGTGCATCCGGCCTCGGACACGATCGCCGACTTCTTCCTGCTCAACGCACTGGGCGGCGGGGGCGGCAGCAACGTGGTCAACGTCCTGCTGGTGGACTTCCGCAGCTTCGACACCCTGGGCGAGATCACTGTGCTGGCGATCGTCGCCCTCACGGTGTATGCCCTGCTGCGTCGCTTCCGCCCGGCCCCGGAAAGTGCAGGCGTCCCGCCGCAGCAGCGCTTCGAGGCGGACCCCGCCAGCAGGCAAACCCCTGCGCAACAGGCGGACAGCGGCTACCTGCTGGTCGCCGGCATCTACATGCGCCTGCTGCTGCCCTTCATGGGCGTGATCGCAGTCTATTTCTTCATGCGCGGCCACAACCTGCCGGGGGGAGGCTTCGTCGCCGGCCTCATCTTCGCCGTCGCCATCCTGGTGCAGTACATGCTTGCGGGCACGGTCTGGGTCGAGAGCCACATCAACCTGCGCCCGCATCGCTGGCTGGGCTTCGGCCTGGTGCTGGCCTGCGTCACCGGCCTGGGTGCATGGCTGTTCGGCCATCCCTTCCTCACGACCCACACCGCGCACGTGGACTGGCCGCTGGTCGGCGAGCTGCACCTGCCGAGCGCCTTCGTGTTCGACCTTGGGGTGTTCACGGTCGTGGTCGGCACCACCATGCTGATGCTGGTCGCGCTGGCCCACCAGTCGCTGCGGGCACACCGCCTGCCGGGCGAGGAGGCCCAGGCCGTCGAACAAGGCAACGCCGACGGGAGGGCGAACTGA